From Aspergillus fumigatus Af293 chromosome 5, whole genome shotgun sequence, a single genomic window includes:
- the pphA gene encoding serine/threonine-protein phosphatase has translation MSDLDRAIAQLRACRLIPESEVRELCYKAREILIEEGNVVSVDAPVTICGDIHGQFHDLMELFRVGGDVPDTNYLFMGDFVDRGFYSLESFLLLLCLKVRYPDRITLIRGNHESRQITTVYGFYDECIRKYGSANVWRYCCEVFDYLALGALVLGASSELEPTGSTMNDTTQSTMPIDGAELETEVLNSRGEVTMSTYRRRQRSSSDASTDSRNLSPPRDISAVPGQAPARSGAPGTGASGNGAGSNTSRTGAVLCVHGGLSPLIDTVDKIRLIDRKQEVPHEGAMCDLLWSDPDEIEGWGLSPRGAGFLFGGDIVKQFNYKNDLSLVARAHQLVMEGYKEMFDGGIVTVWSAPNYCYRCGNVAAILELGEDTSNGGTVARSNGDYGRSNGVSGVDSGGSRVVSPGRRYRVFEAAAQDTRGMPAKKPVADYFL, from the exons ATGAGTGATCTAGACAG GGCGATCGCGCAGCTTCGCGCTTGCCGTTTGATCCCCGAGTCCGAAGTCCGCGAACTCTGCTACAAAGCTCGAGAGATCTTGATAGAAGAAGGGAACGTTGTTTCTGTGGATGCTCCTGTCACAATATGCGGAGATATACATGGCCAGTTCCACGATCTGATGGAACTGTTCCGCGTCGGAGGCGACGTTCCCGACACCAACTATCTCTTCATGGGTGACTTCGTTGATCGCGGGTTCTATTCTCTCGAGtcatttctccttctcctgtgTCTCAAAGTTCGCTATCCTGATCGCATCACCTTGATCCGTGGAAACCACGAGTCTCGCCAGATCACAACCGTCTACGGCTTCTACGACGAATGCATTCGCAAGTATGGCAGCGCCAATGTGTGGCGGTATTGTTGCGAGGTGTTTGATTACCTGGCGCTGGGCGCACTTGTGCTTGGGGCCAGCTCGGAATTGGAACCGACCGGCTCAACTATGAACGACACCACCCAGTCCACGATGCCGATTGATGGCGCGGAACTGGAGACGGAAGTACTTAACTCAAGAGGGGAGGTCACAATGAGCACTTACAGACGGCGGCAACGATCTTCTTCGGACGCGTCGACTGATTCCAGAAACCTCTCCCCACCACGGGATATCTCCGCTGTGCCTGGCCAGGCTCCCGCCAGATCTGGCGCCCCGGGTACTGGGGCTTCGGGCAACGGAGCCGGTAGCAACACCAGCCGGACCGGTGCTGTGCTCTGCGTGCACGGCGGCCTTTCGCCGCTGATAGATACAGTGGATAAAATTCGCCTCATTGACAGGAAACAAGAAGTCCCACATGAGGGCGCCATGTGCGACTTGCTCTGGTCAGACCCGGACGAAATCGAAGGGTGGGGATTGAGTCCGCGTGGTGCAGGCTTCTTGTTTGGTGGAGACATCGTGAAGCAGTTTAATTACAAGAACGACCTGTCCTTGGTCGCTAGAGCTCACCAGCTCGTCATGGAGGGCTACAAGGAGATGTTTGACGGCGGGATCGTCACTGTCTGGTCAGCCCCTAACTACTGCTACCGATGTGGCAACGTAGCCGCAATACTGGAGCTCGGCGAGGATACAAGTAACGGGGGCACAGTTGCTAGAAGCAACGGTGATTATGGACGGAGTAATGGGGTCTCAGGCGTAGACAGCGGTGGTTCACGGGTCGTCAGTCCCGGTAGAAGGTACAGAGTGTTTGAGGCCGCCGCGCAGGACACGAGGGGCATGCCTGCGAAGAAACCCGTTGCTGATTATTTCCTG TGA
- a CDS encoding putative C6 transcription factor (NirA): MEGNTAANAQSLSPEPSARGPRQKSTGKAKSVDPDNGPTSKRRCCDGNLPSCAACSSVYHTPCVYDPNSDHRRKGVYKKDTANLRTKNSTLHTLIQALLNYDEEDAFDLVRQIRSCDSLEDVAESIVSRDKGPTPGEVFPSGDESSTHEDQFVSTLAGRMGELMLDGSRKYIGGTSNLIFLPSGSDLNEFDSSLKGRPLDRSHEYSVSRWTRVTDDEQLISHLMTMYFTWHYPFFTTIPKDLFYRDYVRGVSSQYCSSLLVNAMLALGCHFSSWKGARADPSNSATAGDHFFKEAKRLVLENDEHENAKLCTVQALALLSVREAGCGREGKGWVYSGMSFRMAFDLGLNLDSNSLGTRKLADEELDARRITFWGCFLFDKCWSNYLGRQPQLLTSQVCVPKIDILPNEEAELWSPYTDSGPSQDNTQPSRIRTVALQLAKLSEISGDLLVYFYDPSPTDKPPTKQADLKKLSEIHTRLEAWKKGLPKELEPREGQLPQVLVMHMFYQLLFIHLYRPFLRYTKSSSPLPRHVSPRRICTQAAATISKLLRMYKRTYGFKQIVNVAVYIAHTACTIHLLNLPEKNAQRDLIHGLRNLDEMGESWLCARRTLRILDISANNWQIELPTEASSVFEQTHAKWGPWGSWDQAVSPSTSEESPPTVSVQLPSSASAYIPPAPGGASITQPGVSPQNLSTSASYQGNQQYRSEVSFPTSLSAMRAAHRSFTAQISRADGPLPEPTYLRPVPHSYRPVQAFPLTQHDAWYNGQVRTFSTDKNTASATEASPLTGFDESENLVEESHDWWSRNPNALLSMGAENWEQRLNPSFTGPASSMRYDTSVLNSGQSSGPDSTPGAPQAFRYPVGVPPNLTESEQGPSISGYNNIGLPGDFQR, encoded by the exons ATGGAAGGGAATACTGCGGCGAATGCTCAGTCACTGAGCCCGGAACCTTCTGCTAGAGGACCTCGACAAAAATCGACCGGAAAAGCGAAGAGTGTGGATCCTGACAATGGTCCAACGTCAAAGAGACGCTGC TGCGATGGGAATCTGCCGAGCTGTGCCGCATGTTCATCCGTTTATCATACACCCT GTGTTTACGATCCAAATTCTGATCACAGACGCAAGGGTGTGTACAAAAAGGACACAGCCAACCTCAGGACGAAAAATTCGACTTTACACACTTTGATCCAGGCACTGCTGAACtacgatgaagaagacgcttTTGACTTAGTCCGGCAAATACGATCCTGTGACAGTTTGGAAGATGTGGCTGAATCGATCGTGAGCCGGGACAAAGGGCCCACACCTGGGGAGGTCTTCCCCAGCGGAGACGAGTCTTCGACGCATGAAGATCAATTTGTATCTACTTTGGCAGGAAGAATGGGGGAGCTTATGTTAGACGGTTCCCGTAAGTATATTGGAGGCACGTCCAACCTCATCTTTCTACCGTCAGGGTCAGACCTCAATGAGTTCGACTCGAGTCTGAAGGGCCGGCCGTTGGACCGCAGCCATGAGTACTCTGTCAGTCGGTGGACGAGAGTCACCGATGACGAGCAATTGATAAGTCACCTCATGACGATGTACTTCACCTGGCATTATCCCTTCTTCACCACTATCCCTAAAGATCTCTTTTACCGCGACTATGTCCGTGGTGTTTCCAGCCAATACTGCTCGTCATTACTAGTGAATGCGATGCTTGCTCTGGGCTGTCATTTTAGCTCATGGAAAGGAGCTCGGGCGGATCCGAGCAATTCTGCGactgcaggagatcatttCTTTAAGGAAGCCAAAAGGTTGGTTCTTGAGAATGACGAGCATGAGAATGCAAAGCTGTGCACCGTCCAAGCGTTGGCACTCCTATCAGTTAGAGAAGCTGGTTGCGGTCGCGAGGGCAAAGGTTGGGTTTACAGTGGCATGAGCTTCCGTATGGCGTTCGACCTAGGTCTAAATTTGGATTCCAACAGCCTGGGAACTCGTAAGCTTGCCGACGAAGAATTAGATGCACGACGAATCACATTTTGGGGCTGTTTCCTCTTTGATAA GTGCTGGTCTAACTACCTTGGCCGCCAGCCTCAATTATTGACCTCGCAGGTTTGCGTGCCGAAGATCGATATCTTGCCTAATGAGGAGGCAGAGCTCTGGTCCCCATACACAGATTCTGGCCCGAGCCAGGACAACACACAACCTTCGCGGATCAGGACAGTTGCTTTACAGCTTGCCAAGCTCAGTGAGATCAGCGGCGATTTGCTTGTTTACTTCTATGACCCGAGCCCAACGGATAAGCCGCCAACAAAACAAGCGGATCTTAAAAAGCTCAGCGAGATACATACTAGACTTGAAGCCTGGAAGAAAGGCCTACCCAAGGAGTTGGAACCTCGAGAAGGCCAGCTTCCTCAGGTTCTTGTTATGCA CATGTTTTACCAACTCCTCTTCATACACCTTTACCGCCCGTTCCTGAGATACACCAaatcctcctctcctcttcctcggcatGTCTCTCCTCGCAGAATATGCACACAAGCCGCAGCCACCATATCGAAATTGCTGCGGATGTATAAACGCACATATGGCTTCAAACAAATAGTTAATGTCGCGGTCTATATTGCACATACTGCTTGCACTATCCATCTTCTCAATTTACCTGAAAAAAATGCACAGAGGGACTTAATTCACGGCCTCCGCAACTTAGACGAGATGGGCGAGAGCTGGCTCTGTGCTCGGCGCACGCTTCGTATTCTCGACATATCTGCCAATAACTGGCAGATTGAGTTGCCTACTGAAGCTTCGAGCGTCTTTGAGCAAACACACGCGAAATGGGGCCCTTGGGGCTCATGGGATCAAGCAGTATCCCCCTCGACGTCGGAAGAATCCCCACCGACCGTTTCGGTACAGCTTCCGTCTTCAGCTTCGGCTTACATACCACCAGCCCCAGGAGGAGCATCAATAACTCAACCTGGAGTTTCTCCTCAAAACCTTTCAACCTCAGCTTCATATCAAGGCAATCAACAATATCGTTCAGAAGTCTCTTTCCCAACGTCGTTATCCGCGATGCGAGCAGCTCATCGCTCTTTTACCGCTCAGATTTCACGAGCAGATGGGCCTCTACCGGAACCAACCTATCTTAGGCCTGTTCCTCATAGCTACCGACCAGTGCAGGCTTTCCCACTAACACAGCACGACGCTTGGTACAACGGTCAAGTGCGAACCTTCAGCACGGACAAGAACACCGCTTCGGCTACAGAGGCTTCTCCATTGACTGGTTTTGACGAGTCGGAGAATTTAGTGGAAGAGAGCCATGACTGGTGGTCCCGCAACCCCAATGCACTCTTAAGCATGGGGGCAGAAAATTGGGAGCAACGTCTGAACCCGAGCTTCACCGGGCCGGCTTCAAGCATGCGCTACGACACCAGCGTTCTCAACTCCGGACAGTCATCAGGACCGGACAGCACGCCGGGAGCACCACAGGCCTTCAGGTACCCCGTTGGTGTGCCTCCTAATCTGACCGAGTCGGAACAAGGTCCCAGCATCTCTGGATATAACAATATAGGTCTTCCGGGCGATTTCCAGCGATGA